TGTAGATGTAAAGATAGCCTACGAATGGGAATCGGAATCGAGAGAATCATCTAGCAAGGCTGCCTAAATGCTTCCACACATGTTGATGATGCCTCATAAGTATATTTGTGATTGAAGAGTTGTTGCATGTTTAGAGAATTTAATTTCGTAAAGACGGTTGTCTTCGCTTTGGTTGCACTTGCTTGCGTAGGCATGTGGGGTTGTTGGAGAGAAGATGTCGAAGATGTGTCTTGGCCTCGTTTGATTGGCTATTCAGGTGATTCTCTTGCTGTGTATGTGGTTGAAAAAAAGGAGGAGACCTGCGAACATAAGCCTCTTGGCGCGGATTGTTCTACCCGGGAAAAAGGAACTCGAATTGTTGTGAACAATTTCTACACAGGGGAAAATGTTTGGAAAAGCAGCAAAATTGACGATAAGTACGTTGTAGATGTCTATGACTTGGTTGACGATTCTACGATTGTGGAGTTCAATAAGAAGAATAGCAAGTTTTATAAATGGACTCTAGGTAAAGGGTACGAAAAATTAGGCGCTTTTCTGTGGTCTGGATGCTATGCAAACGAGAATGTTAAGGCCATTCGTCCGTGGGGTGAAGGAAAATGGCGACTTGTGGGTGGAAATGCTGAATGTGCGTATGCTATTGTTGATGTTGAGAATAAAGAAATTACTGGATTTAAAAAGCTGGATGAATTTGCAGAAGGCTGTTCTGATTTGTGGATGCACGAAGGTGTTAAGTATTGTGTAGGATTACTTGAGAAGGATACTATTATTTCTTACTATGAAAGATCTTTGGCTGGATACTTTTTTAGGACTGAACTTGGCGTAACAGATTCTTTGTGGAATACGGAAATAGATTGTTTGCCTTTAAACTATGCTCCTGGTATAGTTTATAAAAATTCCTTTTTGTATGCTGGCAATTATTTGTTCTCTGTAAATTATGAAAAGCGTAAGTTGAATTGCTTGCCAAAGGAGTGATAAAATGAGAAGAACCAATGGAGGTTCTCTCGATACAACTTGGCGCTTATTCATGGAGAATATGCGCTAAAAAAGAGACCTCGGTTCTTGCGAGTCGAGGTCTTTTAAGTTTTGATGCTAGATTTCCGCCTTCGCGGGAATGACGTCCAGTGAGGGACTCTCGCGATTTTTAGCGCTTTCTTAAAAGCATTTGCGCGACCTTCGACCGCGCCAATGGCTTTCGAAAACTAGCGCTTTCTTGCAGCCATTTCTTTCTTCAGGATATCCATGACGGGGCCGATTTCGGCGGGAGCCTTGAAGATGGGGTTGGCGTACTTGCTCTGGATGCCTTCAAGCTTCTGTTCGTGGTAGCCCACCTTGAATTCGGTGAACTTCAGGCCGTGAGCTGTGCTGATGACCACCACGTCTTCGTCCTTGTCGATCTTGCCTGCAGCGCAGAGCTTTTCAAGAGCGCCAAGGGCCACGCCGGTGTGGGGGCAGCAGTAGAGACCGATGCGGTCGCCGCGGTGTGCTGCATTTGCCAGTTCTTCTTCAGAGACGCTGACCACCATGCCGTTGGTCTTCTGGATAGCGCGAACTGCCTTGGGGTAGCTGACGGGGTTGCCGATCTGGATTGCAGAAGCGAGAGTCTTCTTGGCCTGCATGGGAACCAGCTGGTCGAAGCCGCGTTCGTAGGCCTGGTAGAAGGGGTTGGCGTTTTCGGCCTGGGCTACGATAATGCGGGGAATGCGGTCGATGAGGCCCATGGCCTTGCAGTCTTCGAAACCCTTGGCGAGAGCGGAAACGTTACCCAGGTTGCCGCCCGGAATAATCACGGTGTCGGGAACCTTCCAGCCCAGTTCCTGGCAAATTTCCGGAGAGATGGTCTTCTGACCTTCCACGCGGAGGCTGTTCATGGAGTTGGCGAGATAAATGCGGTTGTCCTTGGTGACTTCCTGAACGATCTTCATGCAACCGTCGAAGTCGGTGTCCAAGGCGAGAACGATGCTGCCGTTGGAGATGGGCTGGATCAGCTGAGCAACGCTGGTCTTGCCGGCGGGCAGGAACACGATAGAGGGAATGCCTGCCTTGGCGCAGTAAGCGGAAAGGGCTGCAGAAGTATCACCGGTAGAAGCGCAAGCGACGGCGTCAATCGGGTGAATGTTCTTCTTGATGATGTGGTTCACCTGGCTTACCAGAACGGTCATGCCCAGGTCCTTGAAGGAACCGGTGTGGGAGTTGCCGCAAAGCTTAACCTTGAGGCTCTTGATGCCCAGTTCCTTGGCGATGGGGGCTGCGTCAAACAGGGGGCTCCAGCCTTCGCGCATGGTGACGATGTCTTCCACCGGCATGTCGGGGAGAACCATTTCGCGCTTGCTCCAGATACCGCTCTGGTCAGCCGGTTCAAAGCTCATGCGGCGTTCGGCAAAAAGCTTCTTCCATTCTTCGGGGCTGCGTTCGGCCAGGGCCTTGCGGTCGTGTTCCACTTCCAAAAGGCTATTGTCTACCTTGGAACGGTAAATGACGTCGGTTACCGGGTAGGTATCGTCGCCGTTGATGTTTCTAAAATGAGCGTTAAACTTGGTCATAGTTTCCTCTAAAATTTTTACGGCGTAAAGTTAGAAAAAAGTGAAACGCAAATGGATGCGCTAATCTTGAATTGAGTCTATTATGAAATCACGGTAAGAAACACGAATGTCATGTTGTTAGATTAGTCTAATTTACTTGCTTAAATAACGAAAATAAGGTGTTTTCAAGTAATTTGGTTGTGTTAAACTTTCTATATTAGTGCCGGAAATTTTACAAAAAAGACTCGGGAGTTCTGAGTGAAGAAGAAAAAATTAGGTTTTTTGCTTGTATTGATGTCTCTGTTGACGTCTTGCTTGTTTGAGACGAGTGAGACCGGCATGGATAGCTGGGCCGATTCTAAAGGGATCCCCTCGAGCTACAAGGTTCATGCGGTTACTGTTAGCGATTTGAAGGCTTCCTCTGCAGAAGTCTTCCTGGATACGACTCCAAGGGCTTCTGATACCCGTATTCTTTTGGGAACAGCTTCGAATTTGAAGCATGAACTGGCTATGGACTTCGCGATAAAGGTGGATACCACTTTCATCAAGAAGATGAACGCATCTGATTCCTCCGGAGCTTATCTGTCCTTCAATTTGTTGAAGTCCCTTTATCGTGACAAGCGTTACCCTTCAGATTCCTTGGATGTTGATGAAGAGCTGGATTTGACTTTGAGCTGGAAGATTGAAACGAGTTCCAAGAAAAAATTTGCGGATAGTCTAAGTGAAGTGACGGATTCCATGTGGTATGCTTCATTGGCGGATTGGGAAGACGCATCTTCTGCCGATACGACCTTTAGCATTTCTCTCTCTAATTTTGCTGCAAGAAAGGATTCCACCGTATTTATTGAATTGCCGAATGCGTTACTATCGGAACTGAGGGAGCTGAAGCGATTCTCCCGTGTCCAGCTGAAGCTTTCCTTGCCTAATGCCACAAGGGCTTACCGTTTCTACGGTGAAGATACGGATTATCCGCCTTATTTGAATTTCTGGCGTAAAAATGTGGATAGCGATTCCATTTACTATTCTAGAAGAATTCCCAGTCGTTTAGCAGACGTGATTGCCAACGAGGAAGATTGCAAGGAATGCCTGGTTCTCCATGGTGGTGTTTTTGACTCTCTGGTGGTGGAACTTCCTCCTGAACCCATCCTGAAGGCCCTGTCTGATTTTTACGGTGATGATTTCCCTGTGACGGAAGATGAAAAGTTTGACGTTCGTCAGTACGTGATTCTGGCTCAGCTGACGATGGCTCGTGATGATTCCAAGGGTAATCAGGAATTTGGACTGCCTATTCAGGTTGTGGTCGGCTCTTATGTTGACAGTGTTGGTAAGGCTGTCCGCAAGATGGAAAATTACCGACTGAATGATAGCCTGATTGTTCAGGAAGGTCATCCCAATTTGATTTTCCATGATGGAGATTCCCTGTCCGTTCAGCTGACTTATGGCTTACGTGACTTTATCAATCGTGCCCGTGATGGCCGTAGCGTGAAATTTATGATGCGTATTGGTTATCCGTTCCTGCAGGAAAAGATGACTTCCTATCAGGATACGATTGTCGAAATTAAGGGCGAAGATGGAAAGACTTCCTACGATACCATTCCTAGGTTCCTGCCTCATTTCGACTATGCTCGATATGATTTCTCCTCGATTCTGGAAAATTCCATGACGCTTAAGATTTGGGTTGCATCCAAGAGAAGCAAGGAGGAGGACTAATGATGAAGAAAATTTTAAGTGCTCTTGCCGTTGTTTCTGGTCTGTCTTTCGGTTCTACCATTGGCCTAGACGCTCTAGGCGAAGAACATGTTCTTGGTGGAACGGCTTCTGCTGCAGGCCGAGGCTTTTCCGGTAATGCAAAGACTGGGGATGCAGAAGGTCTTTCCGTGCTGAACCCGGCTCGTCTTGCTTTTGATAAGAAAGTGGTGTTTAACTTGAACTTCCTTATTGAAACTGATCTGGCGTCCGATGATGGTGAAGATTTTGCTACTGCTAGTGTGTCCCTGCCTTCATTTAACCTGTCCTTCCCGATGGGTGACTTTGGCGCAATGGGTCTTTCCCTGTGGCAACACTACGCATCCTCCATTAATGATGAGTCCGATAGCGAATCCAAGATGAAGGTGGAATATGCGGGTAGTGTTTATGAACTTGTCCCCACATACGCAATTCGCTTGCCGGTTTTGAGGTCTTTCTCTTTGGGTGTATCCGGCCATTATGTCTTGGGAAGCAACTATCGATCCATTTCCTTGCGGAGGAATACTTCCGAATTGGACTCCATTGATGTATGGGGTGCCGCGGATTATACCCTTTCGGATTATGTAAGCGGTACTTGGGAGATTAAGGATCATCCCATGTACTATACCGCAGCCCTTCAGTATCGCGGTAAGAACGCTTCCTATTATTTCTCCTATACAACGGGCTATACTTTAAAGAATGACTTGAAGTACGATCTTCGCATCAGTGAACTGGATTCTCTGGAGACCACTCGCGAAACTCGTCTGATTGATATTCCTGCCATGTTTGCAACTGGTGTTAACTATCGCTTCAACAAGAAGCATAATGTGATGCTTGATTTGAATTGGCGCTCCTGGGATAGCGATGTGGAAAACATTGCAGGAAGCTGGGAAATGCCCGGTGTTACCAAGACTCAGAGTGACTTTATGGTATCTCTGGGCTACCAGTGTGATGGTAGCGGATTGTTCTACGATCCGTACTGGAAACAGATTAACTATCGTACCGGTGCCTGGTATAGGAATTGGTATATCGAGGATGTTTATGAAGTCGGCGGCTCTATTGGTGCTGGATTCCCCTTGGGTCGTAAGGGAACGACCGTGGATGTGGCTCTACAGGGTGGCATGAGATTTGCTGATACGAATCAGGAATGGGATGAAGCGTTCTTCGCCATCCGTATCGGTCTCACAGGGATTGGTTCCTGGGGCCAACGTCGATAGGATTAGGATTTTTTAAGGAGGCTGAAAATGGCAGCTAAGAAAGAAACTGAAATAAAAGAAAAGAAGGTAGCCGCAGTCGCTAAGGGTACGACTAAGGCTGCTGTAAAGGCAAAGCCTGCTGTAGCAGAAAAACCTGCTAAGGAAGTGAAGGCTAAGGCTGAAAAGGTGGAGAAGGCTCCTGCTAAGGCTAAGGCCGCCGCAAAGTCCGCTCCTAAGGCCGCTGCAGCAAAGGTTGCTGAACCTGCTGAAAAGAAGCCTGCAGCAAAGAAAACTGCTGCAAAGACTGCAACCAAGGCTCCTGCCAAGGCAAAGTCCGCAGCAAAGACCTCCACTAAGGCTGCTGCAGCAAAGGCAACTCCTAAGGCTAAGGAAGCGGAAGTCAAGGTTTCTACCGAAGAAACCATTTCCGCTCTTGCACAGTCCTTCGATGCAGAATACTTGGTTCTTATGCAGAAGGATCCTAACTGGATGCATGCCTTCTGGGAAGTTTCTGAAAATCGCATTAAGCAGGCTAAGAAGGGCAAGAAGAAGTTGGTGCTTCGCTTGTTCGATATTGCATCTGACTTGACTGTTCAGCGCAACAAGAAAAAGCAGAAGTTCCGCGATATTGAAGTTCCTGCAGATGCTCGTAGCTGGTATGTGGAAAATACGGCTGGTCAGGCAGTGGTTGCTGTACTCGGTTCCGTTCAGGGTAAGAGCTTTGAACCCATTGTGGAATCTTCTCCTGTAGCAGTGTTTGACAAGAATGCCGCAGCTCCTGCAGCCGATGACGCTTTTGCAAAGGCTTCCCTGGGTGGGAACACTCTGGGCAACTTCATGAGCTCTGGCTTTACCAGCCAGACAGCTGAATCCTGGCTCAACAGCCTGGGTGGAAACTTTGGTAGCTCTTCTGAATCCATGTTCTCTGGCGCTCTCTCCAGTGCAGCCCTCCAGGCTCTCGGTAGCAACGCTATTGAAACAGCAAAGGATTCCGTCAACTATGGTAAGGATTTCTTCCTGTGGGTTAAGACCCGCCTCATCGTGTACGGTGGCACTCGTCCGGATGCCCATCTCCAGGTTCGTGGTGAAGATTTCCCGCTGAATCCGGATGGTACCTTCAGCTTTGAAGAAGACCTGCCGGATGTCACTAAGGTGATTCCCGTCTTTGCTACTGATAAGGACGGTGATTTCCCCACTACTATCGTACCTATCGTAGTAAAGCGCACTGAGTAAGCTAACTGTATGACCGCACCTGGTAAGATCCTTTTCCTGTTGCACGCACATCTGCCGTATGTGCATCATCCTGAACATAACCGGTTCTTTGAAGAGAACTGGTTATTTGAGGCTATTGCGGAAACCTACCTGCCATTGGTGCAGGCTATGCGTCGTCTGCTGGAAAAGGGTGTGCCGGGCGTTTTCAATTTAAGCGTTTCCGCGCCTCTCATTGAAATGCTGTCTGATGAAGGTCTCCAGAAAAAGTTTTCGGAGCATTTGCGTTATCAGATGTCCTTGATTGAGAAGGAAGTTCGTCAGAATGAAGGAAAACCTCAAGAATCACTTTCCAGATTCTATCTGGATCGTCAGAAAACTTTGATTGATACATGGGAACACAGAATCAATCATGACCTTCTTGGGGAATTCCTTGCACTTGAGAAAGCTGGCAAGCTAAATCTTCTTACCTGTGTGGGAACACATCCGTTCCTTCCTGCATACCAGAGCGATCCTGATTCTATCCGTATGCAGCTGGATGTAACGGTTCGTTGCTTTGAACGTGCTTTCGGCCGTAAACCCAAGGGAGTGTGGCTTCCTGAGTGCGGCTATTTTAACGGGTTAGACAAGTATCTGGCAGAATTTGGCCTCACGTATTTCTTCCTGGAAACTCATGGGGTCTTGCTAGCCAATCCTACTCCTAAGTATGGAGTCTTTACTCCTATGCGAACCAAACAGGGCTTGTTCTGCATGGGACGAGAACAGAAAAGCTCCATGGAAGTCTGGAGCCGCCGTACTGGTTATCCGGGCCATCCTGAATACCGTGAATTCTTTAAGGATATTTCCCAGGAACGTCCTAGGGATTATTTAGGCGAGTACTTCTTCTCTGGAGATACTCCCATCGATTCTGGTTTTAAGTATTACCGAATTACGGGCAGTGAGAATAAGGAACTGTATCGTCCTTGGAATGCCATGCGCCTGGCAAATGACCACGCCCACTTATTTGTGGTGAATCGTGAAGCCACGATTTCGGAATTGTTGGTTAAAATGGAAGGCAACAAGGCATGCGTGCTTTGTCCTTACGATGCAGAACTTTTTGGCCACTGGTGGTTTGAAGGCCCCTTGTTCCTTGAATCCCTTCTGGAACGTGCAGCCTCCTCAACGGTCCTTGAGTTTGCCGGTGCCGACGAAGTAATGACAGCTTCTGCGGATTCTGAAACTCATGAACCTGCGTTCTCTAGCTGGGGTGAAGGCGGTTTCGGTTCTGTGTGGATTAATGGTGAAACGGATCAGTATTATCCGCAGTCTTACCGTCTGCGTGCTATGATTCAGCATCTGAAATCTGTGAAGGACCGTATGGATCCATCCCTCAAGTCGGCAACATTGATGACTCGCTATATTAAGCAGATGGAACGTGAACTGATGCTGTTCCAGTCTTCTGACTGGGCTTTCATGATCCATAATCATTCTGCTGAAGGTTATGCAAAGCGTCGCCTCGATGACCATTACCATAATGGCCATGCCTTGTTTGCTGAAGCTTGCAAGTCCATCTTGAAAAATTCAGACAAGCCTAGTGCCAACTCAATTCTTCCGGAATTGGAAAAGAACAACAGTATCTTTAGCTGGCTTTAAAGCGTTTTTTAAGCTTAGTAAATCACGATAAAATCTTTGGTCTTTCCGCTGCTACCTGCTCTGAAACGGTAGACTCCGGGGACCATTAATTTTTTTACCTGACTCTCATCCATACAGAACGTTTGGGTGTTATAGCGTTCGCGGGTAATTAAATCTCCGCGTCGATTTCGGATTTCAATAAATTTCTTTGATTGGGGAAGAGGGGTGAAGCAAAGATCTCCACCTCTCCATGGTGTCGGATAAGCCCTAAGAGTTGGATCTGTTGGAACTGTGGGGAGAATGCTGTCATTCATTCTACTGAAAACCCAGATAATGGAATCCACGGAAGGATCCCTGTTCCAAACTTTATGAATGAAGTCTACGGCGTTTGTGGATTTAATGGGAAATATTTCTGATTTATTGGACTTGTATGCAATTGCACTGGCCCTGCCTTTGAAAAGACTCATATCAGGATATCCGCCATTATAGAAGTTGTAGGCATGCATATCTACTTGTGGCAAAAATGAATCCGTTTGGCTTTCGATAAAGGTGTGCTTGAATTCTGGCCAGCGATTTGCATCGGTGCTAATCCATAGGGAGGAATCCAGAAGAGAAGAACGTTTTCCTGCGAAGGATAGTTTTGTCACGAAATCATGGTAGAGACTATCTGCTGAAAGCTTGTTCTTTTGTGAATATTCTTGAAGCATTCGCCAAAAAGATTCGTTCGGTTCTTTTGAAAAACTTTCCCAGATGAATTTATCTGCATTCTTGGCTACATGGTTGTATAAATACAGGAAGAAAATACCTGCGCCATAATCTTCAAGCATTTGGTCTAGAGGGGTGCCTACAACCTTGGACATGGTGGGAAGATAGGTGAAGTAGTCGTCAATATCAGGAACGGAAACTTCTTCAACGCCAGAAGCGGATGCTTCAAACCAGAAGGTCCAATATTTGGACAAATCCAGATAGCGCAGCTGCACTGCATGATAAAGTTCGTGGACGGCTGTTACCCGAATCCCGTTTTCCCACCGATCTGCGTAGGAGTAGCCAAATGCGTCGTTTTGCAGTTCCTGGTCGGCGATGTCATAAATGCATTTTTTGCCATTGACGTTTAATGTGTCCAGGGTGCTTCTATAACTGGGTGAATAACGGAAGTCGTTGTCTATGACAAGCGTGGTTCTTCCTTTGGAATAGTCCTCGGAAATGGTTACGCCATAGCAACCATGACAAGAACCGCCCAGGTACAAGTCCGTTGCCCTCATCAAATCGACATCGATCACTTCAACTGGATAAAGTCCTTCAGAAACTTCCATGCGATAATGAAAGGAAGTGTCGTTCCCTAAGGGTGGTAACATTCCCATTTTGGATGTGTGGAACTGGTAGGCGTATTCGACGGCTTTTGCCAGGGTGTCCACGAATGCTTCTGTAGTCTGATGGGGGCCTGTCAGGGTGTAGAATATCTGGAAGTGGTTTGTTTTCTGGGTAAGAACAGTGTCGTAGTAATCCGAAGAGGGGCAGGGGGTGTATGCTCTTTTGGCAACAGGCTTTTTAGAAACGAATTTGTTATCGCGGGCAGCGTGTAACTGTTGAATCGCGTGTGCTGTTCCGCAGGTTCGCGCAGAAACTTCCCCTACCCAAAAGAGGATGGTTAATGCAATTGCCAAAAGAGACAATTCATTTTTTAAAGACATCTCTAACCTCCTAAGATCCCTTCTTCCCTCAAGATCTTGCGAGCTCTTTCCTTGATTTCTTCAGGAAGGGTCAATGCCTTCTGGTGGTGAGGCTTTACTCGGGCGTCAATAATGAGGGGTGCCTCTGCAGTCCAGTGCTTGTTCGTTACTTGCTCGTTAAAGCCAAAGATGTCCTGGGCTGGATCGGAGCGGGTGAAGGTAAGCCAGAGAAAATCATTCAGGTTGTCTCCCTTGAGGGTGTCGTCTAGAACCGGCCTGCTGTCAATGAGAGATACAAGAGGATAGTTGTCCTTAAATTTCCATTGGGCGATGGCGCCTGCAAGTTTTTCCATCAGGGCTTTGCGTTCGTCGGCATTAAATGAGGGACCTTCCACGACAAGTACGCCTGCCATAGGTATGTATACCTTGGGAGTGTTGTTGCCCACTTTGAATTCTTCGGGAAGCTGCAAAGACTGAAGGTCTGTTACATCCTGTCGTAAATTGCGACGCTTGATGCCTGCGGCAGCCATGACCAGCTTGGAACCGTGATTCAGGCTACTGCCGGAATAATCCAGCGTGTCGATGGTTGTCGCCGTCTGGAAATGAAGATCCCGCTTGAAATCAATACGTTCCAGGATGTGTGCGAAAAATCCGGGTACGTCATTTACGTCGATTTTCTTGCCCGTTTCTATTTCGTCTTCCTTGGCGGCAATCAGCAGGTACTTGCTGAGACTTGCCTGGTTGAATCCGAGAAGTGCGTTAGCAGTCTTCAGGAGCTCCATAGGCTCGCGATCCTCGGGCTTTGCGTAGGGCAGAAAACGTTCGCTAGCAAGAGCTAGACAGAGGGGATGAACGCCTGCGGGATCTACTGCGTGAACAGCATGTAATCCCGGGATGGACGCTGGAACCATGGGCTTGGTAACCTGATGGATGAAACTCCCGAACAGGGTATCTTCCTGAGGAGGGCGTCCTACAACCGTAAAAGGATAGATGGCGTTCTTCTTGCAAAGAACTTTTTCGATCCGCATATACGGAAAGTTGTGCTTGTCGGAATAGTAGCCAATGTGATCGCCGAATGGGCCTTCCGGTTTCAGCTCCGGACCCACTTCACCCAGAATGCAGAAATCCGCATCGCTGGAAACAAGATATCCATTGTGGATAAAGTAATTGAACCTGCGGCCGCCCAGCATTCCTGCGAATACTAGTTCGGAAAGATTCTCGGGCATAGGCATCACTGCCGCTACGGTATGAGATGGAGGACCGCCAATAAAGACACTGACTTTCAGGGGGCGGCCTTCTTCAATAGCCTTCCGATGATGCCTTGCGATGTCGCGCTTGATCTGGTAATGGAGCCCGCATTCCTTGCCCTGCTGGTAGCTATTGCCGGACATCTGGACTCGGTACATGCCCACGTTGGTAGTCATGATGCTCGCCTTTTCACTCGGGCGTGTTGCCACCTGAGGAAGCGTTACAAAGGCTCCGCCATCCATAGGCCAGCTTTTCAGCTGCGGTAAATCCTGCAGGCTACATTCCTGAAAATCCCTGATGGAACCGCTTTTGCGGGGCAGAGAACAGATGCCTGCCTTGGCGGCGGTCAACAGTTTAAGCGGATTGGGATGCTTGAAAAATTCAACAGGATTGGACTTGAAGAGAACCGCTGTCTGGGTGCTCTTCATGCTTTTACGGAACAAAAACTTTAAACGATCTTCACTTCCAAAAATATTGCAAGCGGCACGGAAGGGGCTTCCCTTTACCTTCTCGAACAAGAGTGCTGGCCCATTTGCCTCAAAGACCTGGCGTGCAATCTCCGCCATCTCCAGATTGGGATCCACCTCTTGGTGGACGCGCTTCAGCATACCTGCTTTTTCTAAGTCCAGCAGTGCCTGTTCAAGGGTGTTGTACATGGTTTAACCGGCGGTAGCGGCGTTATCCAATGCTTCGAAGCTTTGAGTCTGCTTCTTGGATTCTACTGCCAGGATGATTTCTCGTGCGGCCTTTCTGCCGGCAATCGCATAAACGATGCCTGCCTTGTCCATCAGGTTTGCAAATTCGCTTTCGGTGAATTCGCTAAAGCCCTGGAAAGAGAACGTGTCGTTACAGGCTGTCAGATTGCCTTCGGAAGAGAACTGGTGGGTTGCGTTAAAGCCGCGGAAAGGCCCTTTATCCAGACGGACGGTGACCTTGTTCTCGCTAGATGCGGCAATAATGCCTGTCCAGGAAATTTTTTTGAATCCGGCTACTACGGTGTACTTAACGATTTCACCTGCATCCAAGGACTTAGGAAGCGTGTAGTAGACAATGGGATCTTTTACCATGGTCAAGCTCATGGGTGCAAAACGGAGCGTCTCCAGCACGTTTGCCAGAGAGTATTCCTGCCATGAAGTTTGACTGAACTGTACCATATGCGTAGAATATAGAAAAAGTTTGAACAGTAGTGGGTCTAGTCTTGTTCTTTTAGAACAATCTTGGATAGGGCCGCAAATGCTGTGTCAGGATTTGCGTCTACCCATTCCTTAGACAACTTTGTCTTGAGAAAACGACCTTCTACGGAATTGTACCAATGAACCACTCGGGTTTCGGGGAGAACAAGTTTATCTACCTTCTTGTGGGTTTCGTTCTTGAACCAGTGGGCGCTTACTTCAGGACCTAGAGGGTAGAAGTAAGGGGCAGGAACCACTTCCATGGAATCGCTGCTTGTGTTTCCTGTTACATTCTGCAGGAGGCGAGTCCCTAGTCGGAACCGTTTGAGACGTTCTTCCTCGGGCATGGTCTTGATATATTCAAATGCCTTGATGATGGTTTCGTTGCCGGGTTCCGCTCCAATGACAGCGTTGTTTACGGCTGCGGTAAACAGCCCTTCGAACGCACGGAATAACTTGTAGCCACCAGGCATTCTTGCGCAAAGTTCACGGAAGGCGAACTGCATCCCGCAGAAAGCCCAACGGAAGGGATTGATGCTCTTGAAAAGGCTTGCTGGAAGAGCCACGGGCTCTGTACCCACAAAGCCTCTCTGTTCCATCATTTCGCCAAAAGGCTTCACCATGATGATGTCTGTATCCAGATAGACTCCACCATACTTGAACAGCAATGCAAGGCGGAGCAGGTTTGCTCGGCTTGCGGGAGCGGTCAATGTGTGGAACAGTTTCCCGCAGAGTCCGTCGTCTCCAAGGCCTTCAAAGTGGCTGCCTGTCACGGGGATGGCTTCCAGTCCAGGGATATCCTTAATGAGATCCCAACCATCGCCTTCCTGTTTCAAACCTTCGTGAACAAGCCAAATGGATTGTGGCTTCTGGATGTTGTAGGCAGAACGAATGGCAAGTCCTCCGCTCCAGGGAAACTTAGGACCTAGCCAAATAAAGATGAGTCGATTTGGAATCATGGATATCTACAGGATGGAAGTGAAAAAGGGTGGATGAATTAGAATTCGAAATCCACGGCGCGACGTTCGGTCACAACCTTCTTCACGAAGGAGACAATTGCCTGGTGTTCAGGATGGTTCTGGTAAAAGTCCAGTGCTTCCTTGGTGCGGAAGGTGGTGTCCAGGGCAATATCGAATTCGATGTCGCCGTTACCCAGTTCAGCCTTGTTGAAGTTCAGGCCGGATTCGATGCTTACGAGACCGGGAATCTTGCCTTCCAGTGCGTGGAATGCATCGACCATCTTCTGGCCGTTCACCTTTGCGGTGTTTCCTTCTGCTTCGGCCTTCAACTTCCAATATACGATATGACGGATCATTTTTTCCTCTTATGGTTTGCAATTTGTCTGTAAAGATCCAACTGACGCTTGAAACAATCGTCCCAGCTGAATTTTTCAGCATAA
Above is a window of Fibrobacter sp. UWR4 DNA encoding:
- a CDS encoding glycosyltransferase; this translates as MIPNRLIFIWLGPKFPWSGGLAIRSAYNIQKPQSIWLVHEGLKQEGDGWDLIKDIPGLEAIPVTGSHFEGLGDDGLCGKLFHTLTAPASRANLLRLALLFKYGGVYLDTDIIMVKPFGEMMEQRGFVGTEPVALPASLFKSINPFRWAFCGMQFAFRELCARMPGGYKLFRAFEGLFTAAVNNAVIGAEPGNETIIKAFEYIKTMPEEERLKRFRLGTRLLQNVTGNTSSDSMEVVPAPYFYPLGPEVSAHWFKNETHKKVDKLVLPETRVVHWYNSVEGRFLKTKLSKEWVDANPDTAFAALSKIVLKEQD
- a CDS encoding Dabb family protein, producing MIRHIVYWKLKAEAEGNTAKVNGQKMVDAFHALEGKIPGLVSIESGLNFNKAELGNGDIEFDIALDTTFRTKEALDFYQNHPEHQAIVSFVKKVVTERRAVDFEF